One segment of Coffea arabica cultivar ET-39 chromosome 7c, Coffea Arabica ET-39 HiFi, whole genome shotgun sequence DNA contains the following:
- the LOC113698934 gene encoding xyloglucan galactosyltransferase XLT2-like — translation MKMHPFAKFSLSSSGTSSSSSRRNFVDKPKNRRAWLFVALVFPILILLMFTSAPRQYLSIRRLKLRFRAPAGSEQCKYGTVYVYDLPPSFNKKLLDNCRAIDPQNSLCDALSNDGFGPKATDFQGIIPEDLTPAWYATSMFAGEVIYHTRISNYKCRTYDPDSAAAFYIPFYAGLATAKYLYANRSTESERESQGESLVKWVTEQPSWKRSNGADHFIMLGRVSGDFRPGDHHMDAKSGSSFVLMPPIRQTLRLALERSPWDRYEIGVPYPTGFHPRSNAELEKWLKFVRTRNRSKLFTFVGGKEKRLKDDFRGLLVDQCRDESDRCTVVDCSETPCSDGSPAILEPFLGSNFCLQPRSGDSFTRRSTFNCMLAGSIPVFFWKRSIFGQYDWFLRDDPERFSVFIDENQVRNGTISIRKVLEGYGIEEIQMMRERVTNLIPRFLYVMPGDDEYDDGGVGKYTMRDAVDIAVEGVLRRFKELRLVERQ, via the coding sequence ATGAAAATGCACCCCTTTGCCAAATTCTCATTATCGTCGTCTGGCACTAGTAGCAGCAGTAGTAGACGCAATTTTGTGGACAAACCCAAGAACCGTCGTGCATGGCTTTTCGTTGCTCTCGTCTTTCCTATTCTCATCCTCCTAATGTTCACCAGTGCTCCGAGACAATATCTATCCATCCGTCGTCTGAAGCTACGTTTCCGAGCTCCGGCTGGTTCTGAGCAGTGCAAGTACGGCACGGTCTATGTATACGACCTTCCTCCATCCTTCAACAAGAAATTGTTAGACAACTGCCGCGCTATAGATCCGCAGAATTCACTTTGCGATGCTCTCTCTAACGATGGGTTTGGCCCGAAAGCCACCGATTTCCAGGGAATCATCCCCGAGGATCTTACTCCCGCGTGGTACGCCACTAGCATGTTTGCCGGTGAAGTTATTTATCATACCAGGATctccaattacaagtgcagaacCTACGATCCAGATTCTGCAGCAGCTTTTTACATACCCTTTTATGCGGGATTAGCCACTGCCAAGTATCTGTACGCTAATCGCAGTACTGAGAGCGAGAGAGAATCGCAGGGCGAGAGCTTGGTCAAGTGGGTAACTGAGCAACCGTCTTGGAAGAGATCCAACGGCGCAGATCACTTTATTATGCTGGGCAGAGTATCTGGGGATTTCAGGCCTGGGGATCATCATATGGATGCAAAATCGGGGTCGAGCTTCGTTCTCATGCCTCCCATCAGACAGACGCTAAGGCTGGCACTTGAACGAAGCCCCTGGGACCGCTACGAGATTGGGGTGCCGTATCCTACGGGATTTCATCCCAGGTCCAACGCTGAGCTTGAGAAATGGTTGAAATTCGTGAGAACTCGCAACCGGTCCAAGCTCTTCACATTTGTGggagggaaagaaaaaaggttGAAGGATGACTTCAGGGGTTTGTTGGTGGACCAGTGCCGCGACGAGTCTGACAGGTGCACAGTTGTGGACTGTTCGGAGACTCCGTGTTCCGATGGAAGCCCGGCAATTCTTGAACCCTTCCTGGGCTCCAACTTCTGTTTGCAGCCCAGATCAGGTGATTCTTTCACGAGAAGATCCACATTTAATTGCATGCTGGCTGGTTCAATACCGGTTTTCTTCTGGAAAAGAAGCATCTTTGGTCAGTATGACTGGTTCCTGAGAGATGACCCCGAGCGGTTCTCGGTATTTATAGACGAGAACCAAGTGAGAAACGGGACAATTTCTATTAGGAAAGTGTTGGAGGGATATGGCATTGAAGAGATTCAGATGATGAGGGAAAGGGTCACTAATCTGATACCTAGGTTTCTTTATGTTATGCCCGGTGATGATGAATACGATGATGGTGGTGTGGGGAAGTATACCATGAGAGATGCAGTTGATATAGCTGTTGAAGGGGTGCTGCGACGATTCAAGGAGCTAAGATTAGTCGAGCGACAATGA